Proteins encoded by one window of Culicoides brevitarsis isolate CSIRO-B50_1 chromosome 2, AGI_CSIRO_Cbre_v1, whole genome shotgun sequence:
- the LOC134829247 gene encoding RAB6A-GEF complex partner protein 2 codes for MIEIKARLVREQTAVFIAGESIECFVTFTNPQRSQSTLQSNSDVLENLAWATVSIQCYCNTTLKKDKPSLADDVPTASTSLATSLLKQGTLVASAQPKFLFCDLRLEPGETKSYLYRDELPKKGPPTYRGVRVKYFYKITIATQRVGSKVQLLNVPVRVLPKPDFENESVIGEICDDTNDNVAPANPFIEKKKTESYLEIILHYLQNISSRRCPNFYVITNKRGRVGRFCLFKQNYKLGEDIVGTLDFSSQTVKCVQYSVTLQCEEIIRETNGDEVHDVAAVTSFTKHHEVCIGLVETQIILPVPLHVTPSFKTDQVDVRWRLHFQFVTTTSSHMTPECEPGETWQAPEDIEIETMMWNLNVQVLPTNPLQISAPSGVHTLIIK; via the exons ATGATAGAAATCAAGGCAAGACTCGTTCGAGAGCAAACCGCAGTCTTCATCGCAGGAGAATCCATTGAATGTTTCGTCACTTTTACGAATCCTCAAAGATCTCAAAGCACTTTACAGAGTAAcag tgacgTCTTGGAAAATCTCGCTTGGGCAACTGTTTCGATCCAATGTTACTGCAATACGACACTAAAAAAGGACAAACCATCATTAGCGGATGACGTTCCAACTGCATCGACATCTCTTGCCACATCACTTTTGAAGCAGGGAACTTTAGTGGCTTCCGCTCAacccaaatttttgttttgtgatttGCGATTGGAGCCAGGAGAGACgaaatctt atttatatcGTGATGAGCTACCAAAAAAAGGTCCTCCAACTTATCGCGGCGTtcgtgtgaaatatttttataaaattacgaTCGCCACGCAGCGTGTGGGCTCAAAAGTGCAACTTTTAAACGTTCCTGTGCGAGTTCTCCCAAAGCCAGATTTCGAAAATGAAAGTGTAATTGGCGAAATTTGCGACGACACGAACGACAATGTAGCTCCCGCAAACccattcatcgaaaaaaagaagacagAATCTTATTTGGAGATAATTTTGCACTATTTGCAGAATATTTCGTCGCGTCGTTGCCCAAACTTTTATGTCATCACGAATAAACGAGGGCGTGTCGGgcgtttttgtcttttcaagcaaaattataaattgggCGAAGACATCGTTGGAACGTTAGATTTTTCATCGCAAACCGTCAAATGTGTGCAATATTCCGTAACGTTGCAATGCGAAGAAATAATTCGCGAAACGAATGGAGATGAAGTTCATGATGTTGCTGCTGTTACGAGCTTCACGAAACATCACGAAGTTTGCATCGGATTGGTAGAAACGCAAATTATTCTGCCGGTGCCGTTGCATGTGACGCCGTCCTTCAAAACGGATCAAGTTGATGTTCGATGGCGACTTCATTTTCAGTTTGTAACGACAACTTCGAGTCACATGACGCCCGAATGCGAACCGGGAGAAACGTGGCAAGCACCCGAAGACATCGAAATTGAAACGATGATGTGGAATTTGAATGTTCAAGTATTGCCGACGAATCCGCTGCAAATTTCCGCGCCAAGTGGCGTTCATACATTGATTATTAAATGA
- the LOC134830751 gene encoding lanC-like protein 3 homolog, whose amino-acid sequence MSRHFRNNFKDYETGDERVFEEKKEKIVELIRKYVELIVENTKPRKNERNRRGDLYVGDAGIAFMFTKLHQFDPNLVRNALELGKLYIESAKKNLSSKPCAFLCGNAGIFAVSAVVNHLNGQKSAEKADIDTYLESLPKCLDPKFGDDDNTGDEFLVGRAGFLSGMYYINEEIDENCIENDKILELCNFMLNSGRNFSSEQQLDIPLMYQWHGKKYLGAAHGISAILFTLLRSSWFSKSTENDEFSNISHTKLADIKNSIDYLLRFQAADGNFPTKFDSDDKHLVHWCHGSPGFIILYAKAYLVFKEKSYLEACVRCADNIWHQGLLLKGPGICHGIAGNGYAFLLMFRLTNNPKYLHRAHKFAEFLETDDFKRHSRTPDRPFSLFEGIAGTVCFLIDLMTPEKAAFPFMNVF is encoded by the exons ATGTCGCGACATTTTAGGAATAATTTTAAGGATTATGAGACGGGAGACGAACGagttttcgaagaaaaaaaagaaaaaattgttgaattgataagaaaatatGTTGAATTGATAGTAGAAAATACAAAACCacgaaaaaatgagagaaatcgCAGAGGAGATTTGTATGTAGGAGATGCGGGAATTGCTTTTATGTTCACGAAACTTCATCAATTTGACCCGAATTTAGTGAGAAATGCATTGGAGCTTGGAAAATTGTACATTGAGTCAGCTAAGAAGAACTTATCATCCAAACCTTGCGCGTTTTTGTGCGGAAATGCGGGAATTTTTGCCGTTTCTGCTGTTGTCAATCATCTAAATGGACAAAAATCTGCTGAAAAAGCCGACATTGACACTTATTTGgag TCCTTACCAAAGTGTCTCGACCCGAAATTCGGAGATGACGACAACACAGGCGATGAATTTCTTGTCGGGCGGGCTGGATTTCTCTCCGGGATGTATTACATCAATGAagaaattgacgaaaattgcatcgaaaatgacaaaatcctggaattatgtaattttatgcTCAACAGTggtcgaaatttttcatctgaaCAGCAATTAGACATTCCTTTGATGTATCAATGgcacggaaaaaaatatttgggagCAGCTCATGGCATTTCTGCGATACTTTTTACTCTGCTACGATCATCTTGGTTCTCAAAAAGTACCGAAAACGatgaattttcgaatatttcacATACTAAACTCGCTGATATCAAAAACTCAATCGATTATTTGTTGCGATTTCAAGCTGCGGATGGAAATTTTCCGACAAAATTCGACTCTGACGACAAACATCTCGTTCATTGGTGTCACGGATCGCCTGGATTCATCATTTTATATGCAAAAGCGTATCTCGTCTTCAAGGAAAAGTCATATCTGGAGGCTTGTGTTCGTTGCGCAGACAATATTTGGCATCAAGGTCTCTTGCTGAAGGGTCCCGGGATCTGTCACGGCATCGCAGGCAACGGATATGCGTTTTTACTGATGTTTCGTCTCACAAACAACCCAAAATACCTCCATCGAGCTCATAAATTTGCAGAATTTCTCGAAACTGACGACTTTAAGAGACATTCACGAACTCCCGATCGTCCTTTTAGCTTATTCGAAGGCATCGCGGGCACCGTTTGTTTCCTCATTGATCTCATGACTCCTGAAAAAGCGGCGTTTCCGTTCATGAATGTGTTTTAG
- the LOC134830752 gene encoding biogenesis of lysosome-related organelles complex 1 subunit 1 produces the protein MFQQMIKEHQSKQASRREEQEKLRKEAIIASNELTSNLVDHLNVGVAQAYLNQKRLDIEAKQLHVQANNFAKQTHQWLNLIENFNQALKEIGDVECWSKTIEGDMRVVTSALEIAYKSARENQSQPQPQ, from the coding sequence ATGTTCCAACAAATGATCAAAGAGCACCAATCAAAGCAAGCATCGCGCCGAGAAGAACAAGAAAAGTTGAGAAAAGAAGCAATTATCGCCTCAAACGAGCTAACATCGAATCTCGTGGATCACCTGAACGTCGGAGTAGCCCAAGCGTATCTCAACCAAAAACGTCTCGACATCGAAGCGAAGCAACTGCACGTTCAAGCCAACAATTTCGCCAAACAAACGCATCAGTGGCTCAATTTAATCGAGAATTTCAATCAAGCATTGAAGGAAATCGGCGACGTCGAGTGTTGGTCAAAGACGATCGAAGGGGATATGCGAGTTGTGACCTCCGCATTGGAAATTGCTTACAAATCGGCTCGCGAAAATCAAAGTCAGCCACAACCGCAATAA
- the LOC134829245 gene encoding alanine--glyoxylate aminotransferase 2-like — protein MLQNHDRPAHPFTTVSRTMKLRNKYSGKSCQLFYKSNPLKIVAGRGCKMYNERGDEYLDCINNVAHVGHCHPDVVEKAYKQMSLISTNNRFLHDELIKFASRVSHLLPEDLTVTFFVNSGSEANDLALRLANSHTNSKGVVTLNHAYHGHLTSLMEISPYKFTPDKFQNESYVQVLDCPDTYRGCYTFHNYSNRLAAKLYARKAAKVVKKLKESEYGLNAFIAETYQSCGGQVIPPRKYFELIHKLVKDNGGVTIADEVQCGFGRIGTHFTAIEKMRGKPDIVTLAKAIGNGHPVGIVITTDAIATSFYNTGVSYFNTYGGNPVSCGILNAVFDVFEKERLQLNAFQTGLYIVKRLRKMKPHYNFIGDIRGEGLFVGCELIQDKKTRKPAKGMAIWVVNYMKNVHKTLISVDGPYENVLKFKPPVVFNVEDAKRLLKALEMTFDELKHPNSEDVVYI, from the exons atgttacaaaatcaCGATCGTCCTGCGCATCCGTTCACCACGGTGAGTCGCACGATGAAACTTCGAAATAAATATTCCGG CAAATCGTGTCAGTTGTTCTACAAGTCAAATCCGTTGAAAATTGTCGCGGGACGTGGTTGTAAGATGTACAATGAGCGCGGCGACGAGTATTTGGATTGTATTAATAACGTGGCGCACGTTGGGCATTGTCATCCGGATGTCGTTGAAAAAGCTTACAAACAAATGTCACTTATTTCCACGAATAATCGCTTTTTGCACGACGAACTCATCAAATTTGCTTCTCGGGTCTCGCATTTGCTTCCAGAGGACTTGACGGTGACATTTTTCGTCAATTCCGGATCCGAAGCTAACGACTTGGCACTTCGTTTGGCGAATTCTCACACAAATTCCAAAGGAGTTGTTACCTTAAATCACGCCTATCATGGTCATTTAACGTCGCTGATGGAAATTTCGCCTTACAAATTCACTCCggataaatttcaaaacgaAAGTTATGTTCAAGTGTTGGATTGCCCGGATACCTAtcg tggttGTTATACATTCCATAATTACTCGAATCGATTAGCAGCGAAGCTTTATGCACGAAAAGCTGCGAAAGTTGTGAAAAAGTTGAAGGAATCGGAATATGGGTTGAATGCTTTTATTGCGGAAACGTATCAAAGCTGCGGAGGTCAAGTAATTCCTCCGCGGAAGTATTTTGAGTTGATTCACAAGTTGGTGAAAGATAACGGAGGTGTTACAATTGCCGATGAAGTTCAATGTGGCTTTGGAag aatcggAACTCACTTTACCGCCATCGAGAAAATGCGAGGCAAGCCAGATATCGTCACATTAGCAAAAGCAATCGGAAACGGGCATCCAGTTGGTATCGTTATTACCACAGATGCGATCGCTACAAGTTTTTACAACACGGGTGTCTCTTATTTCAACACG TACGGCGGAAATCCCGTATCTTGCGGCATCCTTAACGCCGTTTTTGATGTCTTTGAAAAGGAGCGTTTGCAACTGAATGCCTTCCAAACAGGTCTTTATATCGTCAAACGATTGCGCAAGATGAAGCCTCACTATAATTTCATCGGCGACATCAGAGGAGAAGGATTATTTGTCGGATGTGAGTTgattcaagacaaaaaaacgcGAAAACCGGCAAAGGGAATGGCAATTTGGGTTGttaattacatgaaaaatgttcaCAAGACGTTAATTAGTGTTGATGGGCCGTACGAGAATGTGCTGAAGTTTAAGCCGCCAGTCGTTTTTAACGTCGAGGATGCAAAGAGACTGCTAAAAGCGCTTGAAATGACTTTTGATGAGTTGAAACATCCGAATAGTGAAGATGTCGTTTATATTTAA